A genomic region of Populus nigra chromosome 11, ddPopNigr1.1, whole genome shotgun sequence contains the following coding sequences:
- the LOC133668590 gene encoding uncharacterized protein LOC133668590: MGDLQVCDFPTENGHLHHHHHHQNDHDHHHGLLGSGQDPVSPSFTSNPDPWSIVEENWERAEEFTREIVYRIHPTVESNFKRKQVIGYVQRLIKSSLGFEVFPYGSVPLKTYLPDGDIDLTAISSPAIEEALVSDIHVVLRREELNEDSTFEVKDVHCIDAEVKLIKCIVQNTVVDISFNQLGGLCTLCFLEEVDRLVGKNHLFKRSIILIKAWCYYESRILGAHHGLISTYALETLILYIFHLFHCSLNGPLAVLYRFLDYFSKFDWENYCISLNGPVCKSSLPNIVAEPLENGQGELLLSDEFLKDCADRFSVPSRKPEMNSRPFPQKHLNIVDPLKENNNLGRSVNRGNFFRIRSAFKYGARKLGQILLLPKERIADELKIFFANTLDRHGSDYWTEVGNSELASGARSSDNSASWSSHSDTCSEDDIHLKLNGGYDNDTLFSEKSNHTPRLHFPGLSEGNREMLINFSADDEMSCIFRPEPKQNHFQSSNSVCSCTKHEGIAPSVSTTPNPADNVPENLSTTRVEKDFVGITGNSQPLKSLLGLRGDHNGHLQSLAYSQYCHMYAVSAPIPPCPSMLPLSENKNRWETVQQSLQLKQNGHSQMNTNHVFGTQLYCVNPGGPFRAATDSEEKKKRRGTGTYIPNMSYHSSRGDRLSLGRGRTQPQANHGQLHKYAHENGLPTTLQEKNLSEHGHDLSEAEYPHLGNGKPVPLEAHHSYPSVWGSSNANGSSRAFVRTDCESRGLQHPEGPPSTSDLVVLSCPGTSATSPVASTAKDLEILENEQERALLQQYHLKDNVHFPPLTQ, encoded by the exons ATGGGTGATCTTCAAGTTTGTGACTTTCCGACTGAAAACGGCCAtcttcaccaccaccatcatcaccaAAACGATCATGATCATCACCATGGTCTTCTGGGTTCGGGTCAAGACCCGGTTTCTCCTTCTTTTACTTCGAATCCGGATCCTTGGTCAATTGTGGAAGAGAATTGGGAGAGAGCAGAGGAATTTACGAGAGAGATTGTTTATAGAATTCACCCAACTGTAGAATCCAATTTCAAGAGGAAACAAGTTATTGGTTATGTTCAAAGACTCATTAAATCCTCTCTTGGATTTGAG GTGTTCCCATATGGGTCAGTTCCTTTAAAGACATATCTCCCTGATGGGGATATTGACTTGACTGCCATTAGCAGTCCTGCCATTGAGGAAGCTTTGGTCTCTGATATTCATGTTGTTCTAAGAAGAGAAGAGCTGAATGAGGATTCTACATTTGAAGTGAAGGATGTCCATTGCATTGATGCCGAG GTTAAGCTTATAAAATGTATTGTACAGAATACAGTGGTGGATATTTCCTTCAATCAATTAGGAGGACTTTGCACCCTATGCTTTCTTGAAGAG GTTGATCGGCTTGTTGGAAAAAATCACCTCTTCAAACGCAGCATTATTTTGATCAAGGCTTGGTGCTACTATGAGAGTCGAATTCTTGGTGCCCATCATGGTTTGATTTCAACGTATGCTTTGGAAACGCTGATTCTGTACATCTTCCATCTATTTCACTGTTCCTTAAATGGGCCTTTGGCG GTTCTCTACAGATTTCTGGATTACTTCAGCAAGTTTGACTGGGAGAATTATTGTATTAGTTTAAACGGACCAGTTTGCAAATCTTCCCTTCCCAATATTGTTG CTGAGCCACTTGAAAATGGGCAAGGTGAATTGTTGCTTAGTGATGAATTTCTCAAAGATTGTGCTGATAGGTTCTCTGTCCCATCAAGAAAGCCTGAGATGAATTCACGGCCTTTTCCCcaaaaacatcttaatataGTTGATCCTTTGAAGGAGAATAACAACCTTGGGCGCAGCGTCAACAGAG GTAATTTCTTTCGAATAAGGAGTGCCTTCAAATATGGAGCTCGCAAGCTTGGCCAAATTCTTTTGTTACCCAAAGAGAGAATAGCTGATGAGCTCAAAATATTCTTCGCAAATACTTTGGATAGGCATGGAAGCGACTATTGGACAGAAGTGGGAAATTCTGAATTAGCATCTGGTGCTAGAAGTTCTGATAACTCAGCATCATGGTCATCACATTCCGATACTTGCTCTGAAGATGACATACATCTGAAATTGAATGGTGGCTATGATAATGATACACTATTTTCTGAAAAATCTAATCATACCCCCCGTTTGCATTTCCCAGGGCTATCTGAAGGAAATAGAGAAATGCTTATAAATTTTAGTGCTGATGATGAAATGAGCTGCATTTTTAGGCCAGAACCAAAACAGAACCATTTTCAGAGTAGTAATTCAGTCTGTTCATGTACCAAGCATGAAGGAATAGCTCCATCTGTTTCAACAACCCCAAATCCTGCTGATAATGTCCCCGAGAACCTATCAACTACTCGAGTAGAAAAAGACTTTGTTGGCATTACTGGAAACTCCCAACCTTTGAAATCCTTGTTGGGACTCAGAGGGGATCACAATGGCCACTTGCAAAGTTTGGCATATAGTCAGTATTGCCATATGTATGCTGTATCTGCACCTATACCACCCTGTCCTTCCATGTTGCCTCTGTCAGAGAATAAGAATCGTTGGGAAACCGTTCAGCAATCCCTACAATTGAAGCAGAATGGTCATTCTCAAATGAACACAAACCATGTTTTTGGAACACAACTCTATTGTGTTAACCCAGGGGGGCCATTTAGAGCTGCTACTGATtctgaagaaaagaagaaacgaCGAGGAACAGGAACATACATTCCCAACATG AGTTATCACTCAAGTAGGGGGGATAGGCTGTCCTTGGGAAGAGGGAGGACTCAACCACAAGCAAATCATGGTCAGTTGCACAAATATGCCCATGAAAACGGTTTGCCTACAACTTTGCAGGAGAAGAATCTCTCTGAACATGGCCATGATCTTTCAGAGGCCGAATACCCACATCTTGGTAATGGGAAGCCTGTGCCACTAGAGGCCCACCATTCTTACCCCTCTGTATGGGGATCTTCCAATGCCAATGGTTCCTCCCGTGCATTTGTGAGAACTGATTGTGAGTCTCGGGGCCTTCAGCATCCTGAAGGGCCTCCTTCCACGTCAGATTTGGTGGTCCTGTCATGCCCTGGGACCTCAGCTACAAGCCCTGTCGCATCAACAGCCAAGGACCTCGAGATTTTAGAAAATGAGCAAGAAAG GGCTTTATTGCAGCAATATCATCTTAAAGACAATGTTCATTTTCCTCCTCTGACTCAATGA